In Chromatiaceae bacterium, the DNA window TGATGCCGACCAGGCCGTACTCCAGGGCCTCGGAGACCCGCCAGGCGCGGGCCAGGTCGCGGGTGAAGAAGTAGGCCGCCAGGCCGAATTCGGTAGCGTTGGCCAGGCTGATGGCCTCGGCCTCGGTCTGGAAGCGGAAGAGGGGGGCGACGGGGCCGAAGGTCTCCTCCCGCGCCACGAGCATGCCGGGGTCCACGTCCGCCAGCACCGTGGGCTGAAAGAAGGTGCCGCCCAGGGCGTGGCGGGACCCGCCGGCCAGCAGGCAGGCGCCCTTGGCGAGGGCATCGGCGATGTGGGCCTCGACCTTCGCGACCGCCGCCGGGTTGATGAGGGGCCCCTGGACCACCCCCGCCTCCAGGCCGGGGCCCACCTGGAGCTCGCCGGCCTGTTCCGCCAGGCGGGCGGCGAAGTCGTCATAGATGCCGTCCTGGACCAGGAAGCGATTGGCGCAGACGCAGGTCTGGCCGGTGTTGCGGTATTTGGACTGAATGGCGCCCGCCACCGCCGCCTCCAGGTCGGCATCGTCGAAGACGATGAAGGGGGCATTACCGCCCAGTTCCAGGGACAGCTTCTTGAGGGTATCGGCGCACTGGCGCATCAGCAGCTTGCCCACCGCCGTGGAGCCGGTGAAGCTCAGCTTGCGCACCACCGGGTTACTGGTCAGCTCCTGGCCGATGGGGACCGGGTCGCCGGTGATGACGTTGAAGACCCCCGCCGGGATGCCGGCCCGTTCCGCTAGCACCGCCAGTGCCAGGGCGGAGAGGGGGGTCTCGGAGGCGGGCCGGGCCACCAGGGTACAGCCCGCCGCCAGGGCCGCCGCGGCCTTGCGGGTGAGCATGGCGGAGGGGAAGTTCCAGGGGGTGATGGCGGCGCAGACGCCGATGGGCTGCTTGAGCACCAGGATGCGTTTGTCCGCCTGGTGCGGCGGGATGATGTCGCCATAGACCCGGCGCCCTTCCTCGGCGAACCAGTCGAGGAAGGAGGCGGCATAGGCGATCTCGCCCCGGGCCTCCGCCAGGGGCTTGCCCTGTTCGGCGGTCATGAGGCGGGCCAGGTCCTCCTGGCTTTCCAGCATGAGGTCGTGCCAGAGGCGCAGTCGCTGGCCGCGCTCGGCGGCGGTGAGGGCGCGCCAGGCCGGCCAGGCCGCCTCCGCCGCCAGGATGGCGCGCCGGGTCTCCGCCATGCCCATGGCGGGCACCTCGGCGATGACCTCGCCGGTGGCGGGATCGGTCACCGTCAGGGTGAGCCCCGAGTCCGCCCCGATCCATTCGCCACCCAGGTAAGCCTGCCGCCGCAGGAGATCCCGATCCTGAATTTTCATCTGTCTTGCTCCCCGTTTGAAACCGATGCGGATCCGTTTACGGGATCTGGGCGCCCCGTACTAAATCACCTTGGAGAAGCCGGCCACGGTCTCGGGGCCATTGCGGTAGGCGTCGAAGGCCATGCAGATGTTACGGATCAGCAGCCGGCCGCGGGGCAGGACCCGGATGCCCTGGTCGTCCATCTCCAGCAGGCCATCCGCCTGCATGGGTTGGAGCCGGGGCAGGTCCTTGGCGAAGTAGGCCCCGAAATCGATACCCCAGCGGTCCGCGATGTCCGCGTAATTCAGGGCGAAGTGACAGATCAGTTTGGTGATGGTGTCGCGGCGGATCTCGTCGTCCCGGCTCAGCTCGACGCCCCGGAAGACGGGCAGGCGCCCGGCGTCGATATCGGCGTAATACTCGTCCAGCTCGCGCCGGTTCTGGGCATAGGTGTTGTCGATCTTGCCGATCGAGGTGACGCCCAGGCCAACGAGGTCGCAATCGGCATGGGTCGAGTAACCCTGGAAATTGCGGTAGAGGGTGCCGTCGCGCTGGGCCAGGGCCAGTTCGTCGTCCGGGCGGGCAAAGTGGTCCATGCCGATATAGACATAGCCGGCCGCCGCCAGCTTGTCGCCGGTGGCGCGCAGGATGTCCAGCTTGATCGGGGCCGTGGGTAACTGGTCGGGGTCGATGCGCCGCTGGGGCTTGAAGCGTTGGGGCAAGTGGGCGTAGTTGAAGATCGAGAACCGGTCCGGGGCGAAGGCCAGGACCTGATCCAGGGTGCGTTCGAAGCCCGCCACGCTCTGATAGGGCAGGCCGTAAATAAGATCGATGCTGAGGGAGCGGAAGCCCTGGGCGCGGGCCGCCTCCAGGACCGCCAGGGTCTCCGCCTCGGTCTGGATACGGTTGACGGCCTTCTGGACCAGGGGATCAAAATCCTGGACTCCCAGGCTCATGCGGTTGAAGCCGAGTTGGCGCAGCAGGGCGACGCTCTGGGCATCGGCCTCGCGGGGATCGATCTCGATGGAATACTCGCCCACCTCGTCATCCGCCAGGTTGAACCAGCGCCGGGTCTGGTCCATGAGTTCCCGCATCTGATCCTGGCTGATGAAGGTCGGGGTGCCACCGCCCCAATGCAGTTGCTCGACCCGGCGGCCTGGGCCGAAGAGGGCGCTTTGCAGCTCCAGTTCGCGATAGACCCGGTCCAGGTAGGGCTGGGCCAGGGTGCGGTCCTTGGTCGCGATCTTGTTGCAGGCGCAGTAAAAGCAGACCGTGTCGCAGAAGGGGATGTGGAAATAGAGCGACAGGGGGCGATCGGCCTGGTTGCTCCGTGCGCAGGCGGCGCGGTATTGGGCCTCACCGAAACCCTCGTGAAACTCCACCGCCGTCGGGTAGGAGGTGTAGCGCGGCCCGCTCTGGTCGTAGCGGCGGATCAGGTCCAGGTCGAATTCGATGCGTTGGTCAACGGCGGCCATGTTAGTCCTCCCCATCCAGGTCGAGGCCCCGGCGGTGGGTTTCGTTAATCTGCTTGAGCAGGGGGTGAAAGGGGATCTGGTCGGCGTAGCGGGTCGCCAGGTCCATGAAGGGTAAATCCTCGCGCCCGAACAGGTAGTTACCCTCGAGCATGGACTGGTGAAGGGCGAGGATGCCTTGTTGCAAGGGGTCCAGGAAGGCCGGGAAGCGGTTGAGGTCTTCCAGTTCAAACTCCAGGCATTCGCGCAGGTCGCCCACCTCGAACACGGCCTGGCGCACCCACTCCACGTACTCATCGGCGGTCTTGGCTCGTCTCAGGGTCATGGTGCTGTCGTCTCGCGGGCAAAGAGGGGCTGATATTCGAGCAGGCGGGCCCGATCGAGGAGGAAGACACCCTCGCCGCCACGCTCAAACTCGATCCACATAAAGGCGATTTCCGGGAAGATGGCCTCCAGGGTCGCGGCCGTTTTGCCGACCTCGACGATCAGGACGCCGTCCTCCTTCAGGAACCGCGGGGCCTCGCGGAGGATGCGCAGGACCAGGTCCAGGCCGGTCACGCCTCCCGCCAGGCCCAGGCGGGGCTCGCGCTGGTATTCAGCGGGCAGGGCCGCCAGTTCCTCGGCGGAGACATAGGGCGGGTTGGTGACGATGAGGTCATACTTCTGCGCGCCCAAACCCGCGAAGAGGTCCGACTCCACCACCCGCACCCGGTCCTCCAGACCCTGGGCCGCGATATTGCGGGTGGCGACCGCCAGGGCGGCGGGCGAGATGTCCGCCAGGTCAATGTCGGCGTCCGGCAGATAAACCCCGGCGGCAATGCCGATACAGCCGCTGCCCGTGCAGAGGTCGAGCACCCGGGCGATGGTATCCGGTTCCACCCAGGGCCCAAAGCCGGTCTCCACCAATTCCGCCAGGGGCGAGCGTGGCACCAGGACGTTCTCGTCCACATAGAATTCCAGCCCGGCGAACCAGGCCTGGTGGGTGAGATAGGCCGCGGGTATCCGTTCCAGGAGGCGCCGCTCGAAGAGCTCGACGATGGCCAGTCGTTCCTCGTCCGTGAGGTGGCAGTCGTGGAAACGGGCGGGCAGGTCCGGAGGCAGACTCAGGGCATGGAGCACCAGATGCGCGGCCTCGTCCAGGGCGTTGTCGGTACCGTGACCAAAGAAGAGACCGGCCTTGTTAAAACGGCTGGCGCCCCAGCGGATGTAGTCTTGAATAGTCGTGAGGCCGTCGGGGATGCTTGCCATGCGTAATTAGGATTAGTGTCAGCGGGTTAGGAATGGGGGGAGGGCTGGGGTAGCCAATCCTGGGCCATGGGGGTCATTGCCGGCCGGGGTAGCCAGGACCGGAATCAGCGGCGTTTGACCGCCTTAGTCTTGGCGGGCTTCTCTTCTGTCAACATCCGGGCATGCTTTTCCATGCCCCGGGCGACCAGGTCGGAGAGGCTGATGCCATTGAGGAAGTTGTAGATCTCGTCGCTGAGGTGATCCCAAAGGGTATGGGTCAGGCAGCGCTCGCCGTCACGGCAGTCCTCGCGACCCCCGCAACGGGTAAATTCGACCCACTCGTCAACGGCGCAGATGATGTCGGCGATGGAGATCTCGGCCGAGGCCTTGCCCAGATAGTAGCCGCCACCCGGGCCGCGCACTCCACGGACGAGTTGCTTGCCGCGCAGGGCGGCGAAGAGTTGCTCCAGATAAGAGAGGGAGATGCCCTGATTGATGGAGATGTCGGCCAAGGTCACGGGCCCCTTACCCTCGTGGAGGGCAAGGTCAAGCATGGCCGTGACCGCGTAGCGGCCCTTGGTGGATAGTCTCATAGGGGATACCTGTCGCTGGAAGATGATAACTGGGGAAACTTGTAGGAAAACAGCATACCCATAGGGTCAAAAACCCGTCAAGCAAATCCTCAAAATATTTCAGGGACTCGCGGGGGGAAAGGTCAAGGAAGTGTCCGGTCAGTACGCATTAAGTCAGCTATTTGCCTTAGAAAAGTTTGGCTCCCCTTCGGCTTACAGGGCTGATAATCGCTTCTTATCTCCCGGGCTGGCCTCCACGGCTGGTCTTTTGAGCCCCTCGCCCGAGAGGGGCGAGGGGTTGGGGTGAGGGGCGAACCCCCCAAGGGCCCTGGGGGGTGCGGAGGGTTACTGCTTATCCCCCCGCGACCCAGCACCCATCAGGGGTGCGAGACGACCTGGAGCAGGGCGTCGATGACCCGGTCCACATCGTCCAGCGAATGGAAGAGGTGGGTGGAAATGCGCAGCGGACTGGAGAAGGTCCCCAGGGCCGCATTTTGGTCCGGGTTGTCGCGCAGGGTATGGGGCACGGAGTTGTTGCGGATCACGATGTTGTGATTCGTCCGCATGGCCGTCACCGCCGCCCCGGAGGCGGTCCTCTGGGCGCTGGACTGGGTGGTGGTCAGGGGGGCGTTGTAGTCATAGCCTGGCGAGAAGGGGTTGAAGGAGGTCAGGCCGGTGCGGCCGGCGGTCTCGGCGGGGTCGTCGTAGGGAATCGACAGGCACTTGAGGCCCCAGATGTCCACGATGCGGGCGCGCAGGTACTGGGCCAGGGAGACGATGTAGTCCTCGATTTCCTTACGGCCCCATTCGTCCCACATCGTGCAGCACTGGGTCAGGGCCTTCTGGGTCGGGCGGCTGCCATTGCCGATGAGTTGCAGCACCGAGGCGATGTTGTGGGCCGGGTTGCGCACCCCGTTGGCCAGGATGCCCGCGGCCCCGTACAGCAGGGTGTTGGTCGGGTAGT includes these proteins:
- a CDS encoding NAD-dependent succinate-semialdehyde dehydrogenase; its protein translation is MKIQDRDLLRRQAYLGGEWIGADSGLTLTVTDPATGEVIAEVPAMGMAETRRAILAAEAAWPAWRALTAAERGQRLRLWHDLMLESQEDLARLMTAEQGKPLAEARGEIAYAASFLDWFAEEGRRVYGDIIPPHQADKRILVLKQPIGVCAAITPWNFPSAMLTRKAAAALAAGCTLVARPASETPLSALALAVLAERAGIPAGVFNVITGDPVPIGQELTSNPVVRKLSFTGSTAVGKLLMRQCADTLKKLSLELGGNAPFIVFDDADLEAAVAGAIQSKYRNTGQTCVCANRFLVQDGIYDDFAARLAEQAGELQVGPGLEAGVVQGPLINPAAVAKVEAHIADALAKGACLLAGGSRHALGGTFFQPTVLADVDPGMLVAREETFGPVAPLFRFQTEAEAISLANATEFGLAAYFFTRDLARAWRVSEALEYGLVGINTGLVSTAVAPFGGVKQSGLGREGSRYGIEEYLEIKYVCVEVG
- the hemN gene encoding oxygen-independent coproporphyrinogen III oxidase; translated protein: MAAVDQRIEFDLDLIRRYDQSGPRYTSYPTAVEFHEGFGEAQYRAACARSNQADRPLSLYFHIPFCDTVCFYCACNKIATKDRTLAQPYLDRVYRELELQSALFGPGRRVEQLHWGGGTPTFISQDQMRELMDQTRRWFNLADDEVGEYSIEIDPREADAQSVALLRQLGFNRMSLGVQDFDPLVQKAVNRIQTEAETLAVLEAARAQGFRSLSIDLIYGLPYQSVAGFERTLDQVLAFAPDRFSIFNYAHLPQRFKPQRRIDPDQLPTAPIKLDILRATGDKLAAAGYVYIGMDHFARPDDELALAQRDGTLYRNFQGYSTHADCDLVGLGVTSIGKIDNTYAQNRRELDEYYADIDAGRLPVFRGVELSRDDEIRRDTITKLICHFALNYADIADRWGIDFGAYFAKDLPRLQPMQADGLLEMDDQGIRVLPRGRLLIRNICMAFDAYRNGPETVAGFSKVI
- a CDS encoding general secretion pathway protein GspF; the encoded protein is MTLRRAKTADEYVEWVRQAVFEVGDLRECLEFELEDLNRFPAFLDPLQQGILALHQSMLEGNYLFGREDLPFMDLATRYADQIPFHPLLKQINETHRRGLDLDGED
- the prmB gene encoding 50S ribosomal protein L3 N(5)-glutamine methyltransferase is translated as MASIPDGLTTIQDYIRWGASRFNKAGLFFGHGTDNALDEAAHLVLHALSLPPDLPARFHDCHLTDEERLAIVELFERRLLERIPAAYLTHQAWFAGLEFYVDENVLVPRSPLAELVETGFGPWVEPDTIARVLDLCTGSGCIGIAAGVYLPDADIDLADISPAALAVATRNIAAQGLEDRVRVVESDLFAGLGAQKYDLIVTNPPYVSAEELAALPAEYQREPRLGLAGGVTGLDLVLRILREAPRFLKEDGVLIVEVGKTAATLEAIFPEIAFMWIEFERGGEGVFLLDRARLLEYQPLFARETTAP
- a CDS encoding Rrf2 family transcriptional regulator; the encoded protein is MRLSTKGRYAVTAMLDLALHEGKGPVTLADISINQGISLSYLEQLFAALRGKQLVRGVRGPGGGYYLGKASAEISIADIICAVDEWVEFTRCGGREDCRDGERCLTHTLWDHLSDEIYNFLNGISLSDLVARGMEKHARMLTEEKPAKTKAVKRR